From one Gracilimonas sp. genomic stretch:
- a CDS encoding aldo/keto reductase, with protein MQYRFLGRSGLKVSALSFGSWVTFGEQVDTDLAYNQMKAAYDAGVNFFDNAEGYEMGKSETIMGQVIKKAGWKRSDLILSTKIFWGGEGPNDQGLSFKHIKEGTEAALERLQTDYVDLLFCHRPDLYTPVEETVWAMNQMINEGKALYWGTSEWSADQIRKAYDFARQEHLRPPLMEQPEYNMFKRDKVEKEFAALYEDIGLGTTIWSPLASGLLTGKYNDGIPEGSRLDLEKYSWLRKKLLESEEGKAKLRKVEKLATVSDEIGVPMPQLALAWCLNNENVSTVITGASNVKQIEQNMKTMDILDKVDDEVMGRIEEILDNKPKDDLDWRRS; from the coding sequence ATGCAGTACAGGTTTTTAGGAAGATCAGGACTTAAAGTGTCAGCCCTTTCATTTGGGTCGTGGGTCACGTTCGGTGAACAGGTAGATACGGACCTGGCTTACAATCAAATGAAAGCGGCTTACGATGCCGGGGTGAATTTCTTTGACAATGCCGAAGGCTACGAAATGGGTAAATCAGAAACAATCATGGGTCAAGTGATTAAAAAAGCCGGATGGAAGCGTTCTGATTTGATTCTCTCGACCAAAATTTTCTGGGGTGGTGAAGGCCCGAATGATCAGGGGCTTTCTTTCAAACATATTAAAGAAGGTACCGAAGCAGCTCTGGAAAGACTTCAAACAGATTATGTAGACCTGCTTTTCTGCCATCGCCCTGATTTATATACACCAGTCGAGGAAACGGTTTGGGCTATGAATCAAATGATTAATGAAGGCAAGGCACTATATTGGGGAACCAGTGAGTGGAGTGCTGATCAAATCAGGAAAGCCTATGATTTTGCCCGGCAAGAACATCTTCGTCCACCTCTGATGGAGCAGCCTGAATACAATATGTTCAAGCGGGATAAAGTGGAGAAGGAGTTTGCTGCACTGTATGAGGATATTGGCTTGGGAACAACGATCTGGAGTCCGCTGGCCAGTGGTTTGCTAACTGGGAAATATAATGACGGAATTCCTGAAGGATCACGTCTGGACTTGGAGAAATACAGCTGGCTTCGTAAAAAACTGCTTGAGTCGGAAGAGGGTAAAGCCAAATTACGCAAAGTAGAAAAACTGGCTACCGTTTCAGATGAAATAGGAGTGCCCATGCCTCAGCTTGCGCTCGCATGGTGTCTGAATAATGAAAACGTCAGCACGGTTATAACCGGGGCATCTAATGTGAAACAGATTGAGCAGAACATGAAAACTATGGACATCTTAGATAAGGTGGATGATGAAGTGATGGGCCGTATTGAAGAAATACTGGACAACAAGCCTAAGGACGACCTCGACTGGAGACGCAGTTAG
- a CDS encoding DUF3127 domain-containing protein, with translation MDLQLTGKVTQILEEQSGQGKNGPWRKRDFILETKGQYPKQVCITQWGDNIDQQAVNEGDEVTVSIDIQSREYKGNWYTDVKAWKVEKAQGDVQAPPSAPGLTREGNQEMDLDDDLPF, from the coding sequence ATGGATCTTCAGTTAACAGGAAAAGTCACTCAAATTTTAGAAGAACAATCAGGTCAGGGAAAAAACGGTCCGTGGAGAAAACGGGATTTCATTCTTGAAACCAAAGGGCAGTATCCAAAGCAGGTATGCATCACGCAATGGGGCGATAACATAGATCAACAAGCTGTTAATGAAGGAGATGAAGTGACCGTTTCAATCGATATTCAAAGCCGCGAGTACAAAGGGAATTGGTACACTGACGTTAAAGCATGGAAAGTTGAAAAAGCACAGGGAGATGTTCAGGCTCCTCCAAGCGCTCCGGGATTGACCAGAGAGGGCAATCAGGAAATGGATCTTGATGACGACCTGCCTTTCTAA
- the hemA gene encoding glutamyl-tRNA reductase codes for MRFSAIGISHWKSEVSIRELFYLDSHRRELLDFYTKDIPGGVLMLDTCNRTELYAFCDAEVLISALCKSTNTDRDFFKKHGYIHEEEEAYNHFYQVGTGLDSQVLGDVQIIQQVKQAYKQSKDNLSGEFHQLVQSVFRAHKRSRTETDFGKGTASVGFAATQHALDHFKDLSTINILLVGAGKMGKVSCKNLVSNGAKHISVVNRTIDRAKELASSFDIKAHAFSELEEEIKKADLIIAATGATKPILHPEHFKAVQKQQLVLDLSVPRNVDPKVAEVEHVTLVDMDSIHEANKKALEKRENAIPKIKKIIAEEKADFLKSVKRSRYLLPRIKEIDHRLSDITDAELDRVKHKMDDESYAQMEEVTRRIKKKIMAIHIDRIDKEFEKAQNEA; via the coding sequence ATGAGGTTTAGTGCAATAGGAATTTCTCACTGGAAAAGTGAGGTCTCTATTCGTGAATTGTTTTATTTAGACAGTCATCGCAGGGAGCTTTTGGATTTTTACACCAAAGATATTCCAGGTGGGGTACTGATGCTGGATACTTGTAATAGGACAGAGCTATATGCCTTTTGTGATGCTGAAGTATTGATTTCAGCTCTTTGCAAGTCAACCAATACGGATCGTGATTTTTTTAAAAAGCACGGTTATATCCATGAAGAAGAAGAGGCCTACAATCATTTTTATCAGGTAGGTACCGGACTGGATTCGCAAGTTTTGGGAGATGTACAAATCATTCAGCAGGTAAAGCAGGCTTATAAACAGTCAAAAGATAACCTGTCTGGTGAGTTTCATCAGTTAGTACAATCGGTTTTCCGAGCACACAAAAGAAGCCGTACTGAAACCGACTTCGGTAAAGGTACGGCTTCCGTCGGATTTGCTGCTACCCAGCATGCCCTTGATCATTTTAAGGATCTGAGTACAATCAATATCTTGTTGGTTGGTGCAGGAAAAATGGGCAAAGTTTCCTGTAAAAACCTGGTTTCCAATGGTGCTAAACATATCTCTGTTGTGAACCGGACTATTGACCGGGCCAAGGAACTGGCTTCTTCATTTGATATCAAAGCCCATGCTTTTTCTGAGCTTGAAGAAGAAATTAAAAAAGCAGATTTAATTATTGCTGCAACAGGGGCCACTAAACCCATTCTGCACCCGGAACATTTTAAAGCCGTACAAAAACAGCAACTGGTGCTTGATTTAAGTGTTCCACGGAACGTAGATCCAAAGGTAGCAGAAGTTGAACATGTGACATTGGTTGATATGGATTCTATTCACGAAGCCAACAAAAAAGCACTGGAAAAGAGAGAGAACGCCATTCCTAAAATCAAGAAAATCATTGCGGAAGAAAAAGCGGATTTTTTGAAGAGCGTTAAACGTTCAAGGTATCTTTTGCCTCGTATAAAAGAAATTGATCATCGGTTAAGTGATATTACGGATGCAGAGCTGGACAGGGTAAAACATAAGATGGATGACGAATCTTATGCACAAATGGAGGAAGTAACCCGGCGCATCAAAAAGAAAATCATGGCCATTCATATAGACCGCATCGATAAAGAATTCGAAAAGGCACAGAATGAAGCTTAA